A genomic segment from Paralichthys olivaceus isolate ysfri-2021 chromosome 22, ASM2471397v2, whole genome shotgun sequence encodes:
- the tmem185 gene encoding transmembrane protein 185-like translates to MNLRGLFQDFNPSKFLIYSCLLLFSVLLSLRLDGVIQWSYWAVFTPIWLWKLLVIFGAAVGTGVWAHNPQYRAEGETCVEFKAMLIAVGLHVLLLMFEVLVCDCLARGAYFWLIVFMPLFLVSPVSVAACVWGFRHDRSLELEVLCSVNILQFIFIALKLDKIINWPWLVVCVPLWILMSFLCLVVLYYIIWSVLFLRSIDIIAEQRRTHITMAISWMTIVVPLLTFEILLVHKLDEHNNLSYVCVFVPLWLSLLTLMATTFGQKGGNHWWFGIRKDFCHFLLELLPFLREYGNVSFDLQRSDDPEAAEDLPVPEPPPKIAPMFHKKTGVVITQSPGKYFVPPPKLCIDMPD, encoded by the exons TAAGTTCCTGATTTActcctgtctgctgctgttctcCGTGTTGCTGTCCCTGAGGCTGGATGGAGTCATCCAGTGGAGCTACTGGGCCGTGTTCACCCCGATATGGCTGTGGAAGCTGCTCGTCATCTTTGGGGCGGCTGTGGGCACAGGGGTGTGGGCCCACAACCCTCAGTACAG AGCTGAAGGCGAGACGTGCGTGGAGTTTAAAGCCATGCTGATCGCAGTGGGGCTCCACGTCCTGTTGCTCATGTTCGAGGTGTTGGTGTGCGACTGCCTGGCGAGGGGAGCTTACTTCTGGCTCATCGTCTTCATGCCGCTCTTCCTCGTGTCCCCTGTTTCCGTAGCAGCCTGCGTCTGGGGGTTTAGACACGACCGCTCTCTCGAG ctggAGGTGTTGTGTTCAGTGAATATTCTCCAGTTCATCTTCATCGCTCTGAAGCTGGACAAGATCATCAACTGGCCTTGGCTG gtgGTGTGCGTCCCACTGTGGATCCTGATGTCCTTCCTGTGCCTTGTCGTCCTCTACTACATCATCTggtctgtcctcttcctccgctCCATCGACATCATCGCCGAGCAACGGCGAACGCACATCACCATGGCGATCAGCTGGATGACCATTGTCGTGCCGCTTCTCACCTTCGAG ATCCTCCTGGTGCACAAGCTGGACGAGCACAACAACCTgagctatgtgtgtgtgttcgtgcctCTGTGGCTCTCGCTGCTCACGCTCATGGCCACCACCTTTGGCCAGAAGGGAGGGAACCACT GGTGGTTTGGCATCCGCAAGGACTTCTGCCACTTCCTGCTGGAGCTCCTCCCCTTCCTGCGGGAGTACGGCAATGTGTCCTTTGACCTCCAGCGCAGTGACGACCCCGAGGCGGCGGAGGACCTGCCCGTCCCCGAGCCGCCGCCGAAGATTGCCCCCATGTTCCACAAGAAGACCGGCGTGGTGATCACGCAGAGCCCCGGGAAGTACTTTGTCCCGCCGCCTAAACTCTGTATCGACATGCCCGACTAA